From Linepithema humile isolate Giens D197 chromosome 8, Lhum_UNIL_v1.0, whole genome shotgun sequence, one genomic window encodes:
- the LOC105676924 gene encoding putative leucine-rich repeat-containing protein DDB_G0290503 isoform X2, translating to MMNKRKIIASNTSDEDDSFEHRHSSLRVNMSYIANLTDSGNGSLYRSEIENIERADNRNLQESQVKKEIHLEDTSSKERALETNCKQLKDEILNKTKATFNGDNELSIKTAMVLGNKKNHFVSSIHNSNSENKSILILKTNNHCLRNKITMEHKQYTNQQRKDRYLNIIATPTSKNGQNSKQTVDKSRLIQKRLFVTNDKQVEKHTKCRIIEDIVLQNKCPIPPKQTNQSSSPILSSSNKRAGSKLCLQNQSENYNNTFSTEHSVQNVDIGVPITCSTFIEDNTIREKKNKSSCNKTNNDFNISHATHTMNKVISMEMTEICGIIQTSKEQDRNSNANNCIEDREEEKSKVKSLDQKKNITIQRLKDIHLNKFTVQNNIACSNVPCANVANDAVSTRVPVVPVQVSIEEVAATTKIHNTLQVQERNTTNQSKKECMLLLSDNSTNSITQLSLNVNTSLDVMVKTSKVNSSSNYKIIDTNQSFGATITNNKRSIVLNDQYKSINSTQTSLQMNTSIDSMHETRLRRNNRSIKQSLIQEKGNVKDLREKHLYIDNQYLITENKETDDVDFLENISLFERLKNISTQNQFSHNVQSNIYEIGDKEKAENDKSNNVTSLIYQRNDHTSNSGNNYSCVEGTLYPISRSVLFKSLLKYKTQNINHNAESCNNNANLIDNKENKIKTKLNVLNTKVSNKTPKSTETPKTADADTVMLKDMPSSNYFLIQNQLIITEDTCNKARFEIGDKTTISSQNMECIVTRKGKRKLLPLNENSQLCSITPIEEDKCTAKESTFGKKSKKFKKKRSKRKLADVKTNTSSIKHNIVNERWSDNDCDTFENKRKKKKVRKPKKIMSKKIVIKKIVDENVLNILEENRQNKENRSIENKDSLNDFVRHRTIPTQWYKHKSQKIVIVTTGLSKE from the exons atgatgaataaaagaaaaataatcgcaTCAAACACATCAGATGAAGATGACAGTTTTGAACATCGACATAGCTCTTTGAGAGTTAATATGAGTTACATCGCAAATTTAACGGATTCTGGCAATggttctctctatagatcagAGATTGAAAACATTGAAAGAGCAGATAATAGAAATTTGCAAGAAAGCCAAG tcaagaaagaaatacatttagAAGATACAAGTTCTAAGGAACGAGCTCTAGAAACAAATTGTAAGCAGTTGAaagatgaaatattaaacaagaCTAAAGCGACATTTAACGGAGATAATGAGCTATCTATAAAAACTGCAATGGTACTAGGGAATAAGAAAAATCACTTTGTAAGCAGTATACACAATTCAAATTCTGAGAACAAGTCTATTCTTATATTAAAGACAAATAATCATTGTctcagaaataaaataacaatggaacataaacaatatactaatcagcAAAGAAAGgatagatatttaaatattatagccACTCCAACAAGCAAGAATGGACAAAATTCTAAACAAACTGTGGATAAATCTAGATTAATTCAAAAACGATTATTTGTCACTAATGACAAACAAGTAGAAAAGCACACAAAATGTCGAATTATAGAAGATATTGTTCTGCAAAATAAATGTCCAATCCCCCCTAAACAAACAAATCAAAGTAGCAGTCCTATATTAAGCAGCAGCAACAAGAGAGCAGGTTCTAAATTATGTTTGCAAAATCAATCTGAAAACTATAATAACACATTTTCAACTGAACACTCTGTTCAGAATGTTGATATAGGAGTACCCATTACCTGTTCTACCTTTATTGAAGATAACACAataagggaaaaaaaaaataaaagtagctgtaataaaacaaataatgattttaatatatctcatGCTACGCATACaatgaataaagtaatatCTATGGAAATGACAGAGATTTGTGGTATTATTCAAACAAGTAAAGAACAAGATAGAAATTCAAATGCAAACAATTGTATTGAAGAtagagaggaagaaaaatcCAAAGTAAAAAGTTTAGaccaaaagaaaaatataactattCAGAGGTTAAAAGATAttcatttaaacaaatttactgtacaaaataatattgcgtGTTCCAATGTGCCCTGTGCAAACGTTGCGAATGATGCAGTTAGTACACGTGTACCTGTAGTTCCTGTGCAAGTATCTATTGAAGAAGTTGCAGCTActacaaaaatacataatacattgcaAGTACAGGAGCGTAATACTACAAATCAAAGCAAAAAAGAATGTATGTTACTTTTGTCTGATAATAGTACAAATAGTATTACTCAGTTAtctttaaatgtaaatacatCATTGGATGTAATGGTTAAAACTAGTAAAGTGAATTCTTCAagcaattacaaaattattgatacTAATCAAAGCTTTGGAGCAacaataactaataataaaagatcaaTAGTTTTGAATGATCAatacaaaagtataaatagCACTCAAACTTCGTTGCAAATGAATACATCGATAGATTCTATGCACGAAACAAGGCTAAGAAGAAATAATCGTTCAATCAAACAATCATTGATCCAAGAGAAGGGGAATGTTAAAGACCTAagagaaaaacatttatatatagataatcaatatttaataacagaaaataaagaaacagaTGATGTAGACTTTTTAGAAAACATCAGTTTATTtgagagattaaaaaatatctctacACAAAATCAGTTTTCTCATAACGttcaatcaaatatttatgaaataggAGATAAAGAAAAAGCAGAAAACGATAAATCTAATAATGTAACAAGTTTAATATATCAGCGTAATGATCATACAAGTAATAGTGGTAATAATTATAGTTGCGTTGAAGGAACTCTATATCCAATAAGccgatcagttttatttaaatcattactaaaatataaaacacaaaacatCAATCACAATGCAGAATCTTGTAACAACAATGCAAATTTGattgataataaagaaaacaagatTAAAACTAAGTTAAATGTTTT gaATACAAAAGTATCAAATAAAACACCTAAGTCGACTGAAACACCAAAAACAGCCGATGCAGATACAGTTATGTTAAAAGATATGCCCAGctctaattattttcttattcaaaatcaattaataatcacGGAAGATACATGTAATAAGGCAAGGTTTGAAATAGGTGACAAGACTACAATTTCTTCACAAAATATGGAATGTATTGTAACACGGAAGGGCAAAAGGAAATTATTGCCGCTTAACGAAAACTCTCAATTGTGCTCTATTACTCCAATAGAGGAAGATAAATGCACAGCTAAGGAATCaacatttggaaaaaaaagcaaaaagttCAAAAAGAAGCGTTCAAAAAGAAAGTTAGCGGATGTTAAGACTAACACAAGTAGTATTAAACATAATATCGTAAATGAAAGGTGGTCAGATAATGATTGCGATACTTttgagaataaaagaaaaaaaaaaaaagtgcgaaaaccgaaaaaaattatgagtAAGAAAATCGTTATCAAGAAAATTGTTGACGAAAATGTGTTGAAtatattagaagaaaatagacaaaataaagaaaatcgaTCAATAGAGAATAAAGATTCTTTAAATGATTTTG
- the LOC137001558 gene encoding kinesin-related protein 8-like isoform X1: MSSSEKFKCGYCGWIIWRDKSGQISHGCFGKCKELLMDKDKNLFRNENETGGNSTIEESTYEKENIDENLEEHIDIDKLDEDLISAVKERPALYDFRIPVKERGRKQKDGLWQEVSVRLKGLYTATEAEKRWTYLKDCYRKARNIFKKKQSIVQKSGAAGISKKYEMKPSFRHYNVMNFLNDMLEYRQTVTSLRSMCEEQASSCNSIPSTSTSSVDDVLTPITDDNTSTSLSPVLPKSRKKKRIDLDEYEEALIHSLTQNAEPNPIDGFVSRLAEGLHRLSYKLRSKLEIEFLSRIIINSYLK; encoded by the exons atgtCGTCATCG gAGAAATTCAAATGTGGATATTGTGGCTGGATTATTTGGCGTGATAAAAGTGGACAGATTTCACATGGTTGCTTTGGAAAgtgtaaagaattattaatggataaggataaaaatctttttagaaATG AGAATGAGACTGGTGGAAATAGCACTATTGAAGAAAGTACCtacgagaaagaaaatattgatgaaaatcTTGAGGAACACATTGATATCGATAAACTAGATGAAGATTTAATAAGTGCAGTAAAAGAAAGACCAGCATTATATGATTTTCGCATACCGGTGAAAGAGCGAGGAAGGAAACAAAAAGACGGCTTATGGCAAGAAGTCAGCGTACGTTTGAAAg GTTTATATACCGCTACTGAAGCGGAAAAACGATGGACCTATTTAAAAGATTGTTATAGGAAagcaagaaatatatttaaaaaaaaacaaagtattgTGCAAAAAAGTGGTGCGGCTGgtatatcaaaaaaatatgaaatgaaaCCGTCCTTTCGTCACtacaatgtaatgaattttttaaatgatatgtTGGAATATCGACA aaCCGTAACGTCTTTAAGATCAATGTGTGAAGAGCAAGCTTCAAGTTGCAACAGCATTCCTTCCACATCAACAAGCAGCGTGGATGATGTTCTGACTCCTATCACTGATGATAATACTTCCACATCACTGTCTCCAGTCTTACCGAAATCACGAA aaaaaaagaggattGATTTAGACGAATATGAAGAAGCTCTTATTCATTCTTTGACACAAAATGCAGAACCTAATCCTATAGATGGATTCGTGTCACGTTTGGCAGAAGGTCTACATAGACTGTCTTATAAATTACGGTCTAAATTAGAAATAGAATTCTTATCaagaattattatcaattcttatcttaaataa
- the LOC137001558 gene encoding uncharacterized protein isoform X2, producing the protein MKNSRSVRLFIRFATYVHFGSCWKEIKSNVVIENETGGNSTIEESTYEKENIDENLEEHIDIDKLDEDLISAVKERPALYDFRIPVKERGRKQKDGLWQEVSVRLKGLYTATEAEKRWTYLKDCYRKARNIFKKKQSIVQKSGAAGISKKYEMKPSFRHYNVMNFLNDMLEYRQTVTSLRSMCEEQASSCNSIPSTSTSSVDDVLTPITDDNTSTSLSPVLPKSRKKKRIDLDEYEEALIHSLTQNAEPNPIDGFVSRLAEGLHRLSYKLRSKLEIEFLSRIIINSYLK; encoded by the exons ATGAAAAATTCGCGAAGTGTCCGTTTGTTTATTCGTTTTGCAACGTACGTGCATTTTGGAAGCTGTTGgaaggaaataaaaagcaatgtCGTCATCG AGAATGAGACTGGTGGAAATAGCACTATTGAAGAAAGTACCtacgagaaagaaaatattgatgaaaatcTTGAGGAACACATTGATATCGATAAACTAGATGAAGATTTAATAAGTGCAGTAAAAGAAAGACCAGCATTATATGATTTTCGCATACCGGTGAAAGAGCGAGGAAGGAAACAAAAAGACGGCTTATGGCAAGAAGTCAGCGTACGTTTGAAAg GTTTATATACCGCTACTGAAGCGGAAAAACGATGGACCTATTTAAAAGATTGTTATAGGAAagcaagaaatatatttaaaaaaaaacaaagtattgTGCAAAAAAGTGGTGCGGCTGgtatatcaaaaaaatatgaaatgaaaCCGTCCTTTCGTCACtacaatgtaatgaattttttaaatgatatgtTGGAATATCGACA aaCCGTAACGTCTTTAAGATCAATGTGTGAAGAGCAAGCTTCAAGTTGCAACAGCATTCCTTCCACATCAACAAGCAGCGTGGATGATGTTCTGACTCCTATCACTGATGATAATACTTCCACATCACTGTCTCCAGTCTTACCGAAATCACGAA aaaaaaagaggattGATTTAGACGAATATGAAGAAGCTCTTATTCATTCTTTGACACAAAATGCAGAACCTAATCCTATAGATGGATTCGTGTCACGTTTGGCAGAAGGTCTACATAGACTGTCTTATAAATTACGGTCTAAATTAGAAATAGAATTCTTATCaagaattattatcaattcttatcttaaataa
- the LOC137001559 gene encoding uncharacterized protein isoform X1, which translates to MLTKYNVDTSIVQEKNTSQKTCCIRETSRNIDHTFLTTNEKIDYLIELQKLSIKKENVVLTKINDLLKSINSLDKSGYIDNATVNNKSEDDDNIASLLPIEDAEQLKNFEEKLKNKEFYNQAVTKLYYQGGKNVDEVVNKIMRQIFTNSLACSYSYLGKQKKKPFYNLVLCKCVLGAVYRHKFDVTEDYIIKKIGFWLANAPTRQAREKIKEEKSKNIEKENVKSKDTDDILALSGNESED; encoded by the exons ATGTtgacaaaatataatgttgACACCTCAATTGTACAAGAGAAGAATACTTCTCAGAAAACATGTTGCATAAGAGAAACTTCAAGAAATATAgatcatacatttttaacaactaatgaaaaaatagattatttaattg aattacaaaaattatctataaagaaggaaaatgttgttcttacaaaaattaatgatctACTAAAATCTATCAATAGTCTGGATAAATCAGGATATATAGATAATGCTACAGTTAATAACAAGAGTGAAGATGATGATAATATTGCTTCTTTACTTCCAATTGAAGATGCAGAACAACTGAAAAActtcgaagaaaaattaaaaaataaggaattttataatcaagcg gtgactaaattatattatcaaggAGGAAAAAATGTTGACGAAGTtgtgaacaaaataatgaggCAAATTTTTACTAACTCTCTAGCATGTAGTTACAGTTATCTtggaaaacagaaaaagaaaccgttttataatttagttttatgtAAATGCGTTTTGg gtGCCGTTTATCGTCATAAATTTGATGTAACAGAGGACtacatcattaaaaaaataggatTTTGGCTTGCTAATGCACCTACTCGTCAGGCTCGAGAAAA aataaaggaagaaaaaagcaagaatatagaaaaggaaaatgtaaaatcaaaaGACACCGACGATATTCTTGCACTTTCAGGAAATGAAAgtgaagattaa
- the LOC137001559 gene encoding uncharacterized protein isoform X2, producing the protein MLTKYNVDTSIVQEKNTSQKTCCIRETSRNIDHTFLTTNEKIDYLIELQKLSIKKENVVLTKINDLLKSINSLDKSGYIDNATVNNKSEDDDNIASLLPIEDAEQLKNFEEKLKNKEFYNQAVTKLYYQGGKNVDEVVNKIMRQIFTNSLACSYSYLGKQKKKPFYNLVLCAVYRHKFDVTEDYIIKKIGFWLANAPTRQAREKIKEEKSKNIEKENVKSKDTDDILALSGNESED; encoded by the exons ATGTtgacaaaatataatgttgACACCTCAATTGTACAAGAGAAGAATACTTCTCAGAAAACATGTTGCATAAGAGAAACTTCAAGAAATATAgatcatacatttttaacaactaatgaaaaaatagattatttaattg aattacaaaaattatctataaagaaggaaaatgttgttcttacaaaaattaatgatctACTAAAATCTATCAATAGTCTGGATAAATCAGGATATATAGATAATGCTACAGTTAATAACAAGAGTGAAGATGATGATAATATTGCTTCTTTACTTCCAATTGAAGATGCAGAACAACTGAAAAActtcgaagaaaaattaaaaaataaggaattttataatcaagcg gtgactaaattatattatcaaggAGGAAAAAATGTTGACGAAGTtgtgaacaaaataatgaggCAAATTTTTACTAACTCTCTAGCATGTAGTTACAGTTATCTtggaaaacagaaaaagaaaccgttttataatttagttttat gtGCCGTTTATCGTCATAAATTTGATGTAACAGAGGACtacatcattaaaaaaataggatTTTGGCTTGCTAATGCACCTACTCGTCAGGCTCGAGAAAA aataaaggaagaaaaaagcaagaatatagaaaaggaaaatgtaaaatcaaaaGACACCGACGATATTCTTGCACTTTCAGGAAATGAAAgtgaagattaa
- the LOC137001559 gene encoding uncharacterized protein isoform X5, with amino-acid sequence MLTKYNVDTSIVQEKNTSQKTCCIRETSRNIDHTFLTTNEKIDYLIELQKLSIKKENVVLTKINDLLKSINSLDKSGYIDNATVNNKSEDDDNIASLLPIEDAEQLKNFEEKLKNKEFYNQATISFPDNSSAMQGAVYRHKFDVTEDYIIKKIGFWLANAPTRQAREKIKEEKSKNIEKENVKSKDTDDILALSGNESED; translated from the exons ATGTtgacaaaatataatgttgACACCTCAATTGTACAAGAGAAGAATACTTCTCAGAAAACATGTTGCATAAGAGAAACTTCAAGAAATATAgatcatacatttttaacaactaatgaaaaaatagattatttaattg aattacaaaaattatctataaagaaggaaaatgttgttcttacaaaaattaatgatctACTAAAATCTATCAATAGTCTGGATAAATCAGGATATATAGATAATGCTACAGTTAATAACAAGAGTGAAGATGATGATAATATTGCTTCTTTACTTCCAATTGAAGATGCAGAACAACTGAAAAActtcgaagaaaaattaaaaaataaggaattttataatcaagcg ACAATTTCTTTTCCTGACAATTCATCTGCAATgcaag gtGCCGTTTATCGTCATAAATTTGATGTAACAGAGGACtacatcattaaaaaaataggatTTTGGCTTGCTAATGCACCTACTCGTCAGGCTCGAGAAAA aataaaggaagaaaaaagcaagaatatagaaaaggaaaatgtaaaatcaaaaGACACCGACGATATTCTTGCACTTTCAGGAAATGAAAgtgaagattaa
- the LOC137001559 gene encoding uncharacterized protein isoform X4, with product MYSIVEFNDGIFAIPTIWLSTDKKKAKWPPFDERKTLKAISRREEPDENWEFLSVIRIFGTASDYDNAMKKVSLAEQLTDISDSENAKKTRKRRARRMLSSEDSDNEEYPPRKRSNRIKSSMKKTMNSNIQYPEFPSTSKLPLISMENDNSIEKHDGDTSIVHDDDTSIVHDDDTSIVQKKNTFMKTFTIKDTSTDIDVDHTSNEKIVDVIEARI from the exons atGTATTCAATCGTTGAATTTAATGATGGAATATTTGCTATTCCAACTATTTGGTTAAGCACAGACAAGAAAAAAGCTAAATGGCCTCCATTTgatgaaagaaaaactttgaaaGCTATCTCTAGGAGAGAAGAACCTGATGAAAATTGGGAATTTTTAAGTGTCATAAGAATTTTTGGAActgcat CTGATTATGATAATGCTATGAAAAAAGTGTCCTTAGCAGAACAGCTGACTGATATTAGTGAttcagaaaatgcaaaaaagactAGAAAACGTCGTGCACGTCGTATGTTATCAAGTGAGGATTCTGACAATGAAGAATATCCTccaagaaaaagatcaaacagaattaaaagtagtatgaaaaaaacaatgaattCCAACATCCAATATCCAGAATTTCCTTCAACATCCAAATTACCACTTATTAGTATGGAAAatg ATAATTCAATTGAAAAACATGATGGTGATACATCAATTGTACATGATGATGATACATCAATTGTACATGATGATGATACATCAattgtacaaaagaaaaatacttttatgaaaacattCACCATTAAAGATACTTCTACAGATATAGATGTAGATCACAcaagtaatgaaaaaattgttgacGTAATTG AAGCACGTATCTAA
- the LOC137001559 gene encoding uncharacterized protein isoform X3 encodes MYSIVEFNDGIFAIPTIWLSTDKKKAKWPPFDERKTLKAISRREEPDENWEFLSVIRIFGTASDYDNAMKKVSLAEQLTDISDSENAKKTRKRRARRMLSSEDSDNEEYPPRKRSNRIKSSMKKTMNSNIQYPEFPSTSKLPLISMENDNSIEKHDGDTSIVHDDDTSIVHDDDTSIVQKKNTFMKTFTIKDTSTDIDVDHTSNEKIVDVIGKSCIKVIYK; translated from the exons atGTATTCAATCGTTGAATTTAATGATGGAATATTTGCTATTCCAACTATTTGGTTAAGCACAGACAAGAAAAAAGCTAAATGGCCTCCATTTgatgaaagaaaaactttgaaaGCTATCTCTAGGAGAGAAGAACCTGATGAAAATTGGGAATTTTTAAGTGTCATAAGAATTTTTGGAActgcat CTGATTATGATAATGCTATGAAAAAAGTGTCCTTAGCAGAACAGCTGACTGATATTAGTGAttcagaaaatgcaaaaaagactAGAAAACGTCGTGCACGTCGTATGTTATCAAGTGAGGATTCTGACAATGAAGAATATCCTccaagaaaaagatcaaacagaattaaaagtagtatgaaaaaaacaatgaattCCAACATCCAATATCCAGAATTTCCTTCAACATCCAAATTACCACTTATTAGTATGGAAAatg ATAATTCAATTGAAAAACATGATGGTGATACATCAATTGTACATGATGATGATACATCAATTGTACATGATGATGATACATCAattgtacaaaagaaaaatacttttatgaaaacattCACCATTAAAGATACTTCTACAGATATAGATGTAGATCACAcaagtaatgaaaaaattgttgacGTAATTGGTAAGTCATGCATAAAAgtgatttacaaataa
- the LOC137001556 gene encoding uncharacterized protein isoform X2, producing MSPSEHDYYAVIEFSDGLQLIPSNWLNEDMSMARWPTLTNVQRYEKAIRNMEPPKELWTNIPVIKIIAKDSSYEKAKAKLKDAELLTDFDNDSDARADKLKRSRKKRARMSNSSSDEEEFNGTEVQLDPFPHPPQTINSKTPINIYKAKKEKAVLIKNGNQRLAINDTTPQITNDIPVFNKSPCTSQSIPAKKKLPNEPSYASNNGSINSQDTLSNKYARKNTEFARNQNSPGTVVRHIHSHAAENQATNVITSEPTLNIDDNIIFDFPEFEQQKENASPLIDYSPISHIFNNNQSVNVFQRFVVRSLTNIKFDIQNLQREIKTIRKESFATLNRKFEDDLLEEEKENVLINLPLKTIDGDLRELEENLTNKEFRSQVIKELLQTGGKTLKHMSLQLMRKLFSDDLAE from the exons ATGTCACCGTCGGAACATGATTATTATGCCGTCATCGAGTTTTCCGATGGATTGCAACTAATACCAAGCAATTGGTTAAATGAGGACATGTCAATGGCTCGATGGCCCACTTTGACAAATGTACAGCGCTACGAAAAGGCTATTCGGAACATGGAACCACCTAAGGAATTATGGACGAACATtccagttataaaaataatagccaAGGATT cATCGTATGAGAAAGCTAAGGCCAAGCTGAAAGATGCAGAATTATTAACGGATTTTGATAACGATTCAGACGCAAGAGCGGACAAGTTAAAGCGAtctagaaaaaagagagcacGAATGAGCAATAGCAGCAGCGACGAGGAAGAATTCAATGGAACAGAAGTTCAATTAGACCCTTTTCCCCATCCTCCTCAAACCATCAATTCAAAGACTCCTATTAACATTTACAAggcaaagaaagagaaag ctgttttgataaaaaatggtAATCAACGCTTGGCCATAAATGATACAACGCCGCAGATAACAAATGATATACCAGTCTTCAATAAATCTCCTTGTACTTCACAAAGCATACCAGCGAAAAAAA AATTGCCAAATGAACCGAGTTATGCATCCAATAACGGAAGTATCAATTCGCAGGATACATTATCGaataaatatgcaagaaaaaatACGGAATTTGCAAGAAATCAAAATAGTCCTGGTACCGTTGTACGTCACATTCATTCTCATGCAGCTGAAAATCAAGCTACGAATGTAATAACGTCAGAACCAACTTTGAATATTGatgacaatattatttttgattttcccGAATTCGaacaacaaaaagaaaatgcatcTCCTTTGATAGACTATTCGCCAATAagtcatatatttaataataatcaaa gtGTGAACGTGTTTCAACGCTTTGTCGTGAGATCATTAACTAACATAAAGTTTGATATACAGAATTTGCAAAgggaaataaaaacaattaggAAGGAAtcatttgcaacattgaatCGAAAATTTGAAGATGATCTATTagaggaggagaaagagaatgtACTAATAAATCTCCCTCTCAAAACTATTGATGGCGATTTACGGGAATTGGAGGAGAACTTGACAAACAAGGAATTCAGAagtcaagttataaaagagCTTCTGCAAACCGGTGGAAAGACATTAAAACATATGTCCCTACAGTTAATGCGTAAATTGTTTTCCGACGACTTGGCAGAATAA
- the LOC137001556 gene encoding uncharacterized protein isoform X1 — translation MSPSEHDYYAVIEFSDGLQLIPSNWLNEDMSMARWPTLTNVQRYEKAIRNMEPPKELWTNIPVIKIIAKDSSYEKAKAKLKDAELLTDFDNDSDARADKLKRSRKKRARMSNSSSDEEEFNGTEVQLDPFPHPPQTINSKTPINIYKAKKEKAVLIKNGNQRLAINDTTPQITNDIPVFNKSPCTSQSIPAKKKLPNEPSYASNNGSINSQDTLSNKYARKNTEFARNQNSPGTVVRHIHSHAAENQATNVITSEPTLNIDDNIIFDFPEFEQQKENASPLIDYSPISHIFNNNQSKQTYILLECIFFLLKKQFLKYFFLIIIGVNVFQRFVVRSLTNIKFDIQNLQREIKTIRKESFATLNRKFEDDLLEEEKENVLINLPLKTIDGDLRELEENLTNKEFRSQVIKELLQTGGKTLKHMSLQLMRKLFSDDLAE, via the exons ATGTCACCGTCGGAACATGATTATTATGCCGTCATCGAGTTTTCCGATGGATTGCAACTAATACCAAGCAATTGGTTAAATGAGGACATGTCAATGGCTCGATGGCCCACTTTGACAAATGTACAGCGCTACGAAAAGGCTATTCGGAACATGGAACCACCTAAGGAATTATGGACGAACATtccagttataaaaataatagccaAGGATT cATCGTATGAGAAAGCTAAGGCCAAGCTGAAAGATGCAGAATTATTAACGGATTTTGATAACGATTCAGACGCAAGAGCGGACAAGTTAAAGCGAtctagaaaaaagagagcacGAATGAGCAATAGCAGCAGCGACGAGGAAGAATTCAATGGAACAGAAGTTCAATTAGACCCTTTTCCCCATCCTCCTCAAACCATCAATTCAAAGACTCCTATTAACATTTACAAggcaaagaaagagaaag ctgttttgataaaaaatggtAATCAACGCTTGGCCATAAATGATACAACGCCGCAGATAACAAATGATATACCAGTCTTCAATAAATCTCCTTGTACTTCACAAAGCATACCAGCGAAAAAAA AATTGCCAAATGAACCGAGTTATGCATCCAATAACGGAAGTATCAATTCGCAGGATACATTATCGaataaatatgcaagaaaaaatACGGAATTTGCAAGAAATCAAAATAGTCCTGGTACCGTTGTACGTCACATTCATTCTCATGCAGCTGAAAATCAAGCTACGAATGTAATAACGTCAGAACCAACTTTGAATATTGatgacaatattatttttgattttcccGAATTCGaacaacaaaaagaaaatgcatcTCCTTTGATAGACTATTCGCCAATAagtcatatatttaataataatcaaagtaagcaaacttatattttattagaatgtatcttttttttattaaagaaacaatttttaaagtatttctttttaattattataggtGTGAACGTGTTTCAACGCTTTGTCGTGAGATCATTAACTAACATAAAGTTTGATATACAGAATTTGCAAAgggaaataaaaacaattaggAAGGAAtcatttgcaacattgaatCGAAAATTTGAAGATGATCTATTagaggaggagaaagagaatgtACTAATAAATCTCCCTCTCAAAACTATTGATGGCGATTTACGGGAATTGGAGGAGAACTTGACAAACAAGGAATTCAGAagtcaagttataaaagagCTTCTGCAAACCGGTGGAAAGACATTAAAACATATGTCCCTACAGTTAATGCGTAAATTGTTTTCCGACGACTTGGCAGAATAA